A stretch of Oncorhynchus mykiss isolate Arlee chromosome 12, USDA_OmykA_1.1, whole genome shotgun sequence DNA encodes these proteins:
- the LOC110537078 gene encoding N-lysine methyltransferase KMT5A-A isoform X1, with protein sequence MNGDMLLNSHSITLRNQNHSKSKSPALDEMTIKLIQEGKYTGRCSIQNDAQRQGDVARKLNSEAAFVLKLADREESHNQRPCRTEEHQAPQQLLHFSPVSCLHAPSEHSSPPAPSNITHTLLANSTAVHLANQRRDIQRKAKGKKSTLRMAESGKSQNRKVTDYYPIRRSSRKSRSELKCEQKKHIDDLIINGVEEGMEVQHIDGKGRGVFATQCFQKGQYVVEYHGDLLQITDAKTKEAEYALNPTTGCYMYYFQYICKTYCVDATKETGRMGRLINHSKNGNCQTKLHDINGIPHLILVASRDVDEGEELLYDYGDRSKSSIASHPWLKH encoded by the exons ATGAACGGG GACATGTTACTAAACagccactccatcactctccgaaACCAGAACCACAGCAAGTCCAAATCACCTGCCCTTGATGAGATGACCATCAAACTCATACAGGAGGGAAAGTACACTGGACGCTGCTCTATACAGAATGATGCACAGAGACAAGGTGACG TAGCCAGGAAACTGAACTCTGAGGCAGCATTCGTCCTGAAGCTGGCGGATCGTGAGGAGAGCCACAATCAGCGGCCCTGCAGGACAGAAGAGCACCAGGCCCCCCAGCAGCTTCTCCACTTCTCCCCAGTCTCCTGCCTCCACGCCCCATCCGAGCACTCCTCCCCTCCTGCCCCCAGTAACATCACCCACACCCTCCTCGCCAACAGCACCGCCGTTCACCTCGCCAACCAAAGGAGGGACATCCAACGCAAGGCCAAAGGAAAGAAGTCAACACTTAGAAT GGCAGAGAGCGGAAAGTCCCAAAACCGCAAAGTAACAGACTACTATCCTATAAGGAGAAGCTCCAGGAAAAGCAGATCAGAGCTGAAG TGTGAACAAAAGAAACACATCGATGATCTGATCATAAATGGGGTCGAGGAAGGAATGGAG GTGCAGCATATTGATGGCAAGGGTCGAGGAGTGTTTGCCACCCAGTGTTTCCAGAAGGGCCAGTATGTAGTGGAGTACCATGGAGACCTGCTGCAGATCACCGATGCCAAAACAAAGGAGGCCGAATACGCTCTCAACCCTACCACCGGCTGCTACATGTACTACTTTCAGTATATCTGCAAAACCTACTG TGTGGACGCCACGAAAGAAACGGGTCGCATGGGTCGTCTGATCAACCACAGTAAGAACGGCAACTGTCAAACCAAACTCCATGATATCAACGGGATACCTCACCTCATCCTGGTGGCATCGCGAGACGTCGATGAGGGCGAAGAGCTGCTCTACGACTACGGCGACCGCAGCAAATCTTCCATCGCATCCCACCCCTGGCTTAAACATTGA
- the LOC110537078 gene encoding N-lysine methyltransferase KMT5A-A isoform X2, giving the protein MNGDMLLNSHSITLRNQNHSKSKSPALDEMTIKLIQEGKYTGRCSIQNDAQRQGDARKLNSEAAFVLKLADREESHNQRPCRTEEHQAPQQLLHFSPVSCLHAPSEHSSPPAPSNITHTLLANSTAVHLANQRRDIQRKAKGKKSTLRMAESGKSQNRKVTDYYPIRRSSRKSRSELKCEQKKHIDDLIINGVEEGMEVQHIDGKGRGVFATQCFQKGQYVVEYHGDLLQITDAKTKEAEYALNPTTGCYMYYFQYICKTYCVDATKETGRMGRLINHSKNGNCQTKLHDINGIPHLILVASRDVDEGEELLYDYGDRSKSSIASHPWLKH; this is encoded by the exons ATGAACGGG GACATGTTACTAAACagccactccatcactctccgaaACCAGAACCACAGCAAGTCCAAATCACCTGCCCTTGATGAGATGACCATCAAACTCATACAGGAGGGAAAGTACACTGGACGCTGCTCTATACAGAATGATGCACAGAGACAAGGTGACG CCAGGAAACTGAACTCTGAGGCAGCATTCGTCCTGAAGCTGGCGGATCGTGAGGAGAGCCACAATCAGCGGCCCTGCAGGACAGAAGAGCACCAGGCCCCCCAGCAGCTTCTCCACTTCTCCCCAGTCTCCTGCCTCCACGCCCCATCCGAGCACTCCTCCCCTCCTGCCCCCAGTAACATCACCCACACCCTCCTCGCCAACAGCACCGCCGTTCACCTCGCCAACCAAAGGAGGGACATCCAACGCAAGGCCAAAGGAAAGAAGTCAACACTTAGAAT GGCAGAGAGCGGAAAGTCCCAAAACCGCAAAGTAACAGACTACTATCCTATAAGGAGAAGCTCCAGGAAAAGCAGATCAGAGCTGAAG TGTGAACAAAAGAAACACATCGATGATCTGATCATAAATGGGGTCGAGGAAGGAATGGAG GTGCAGCATATTGATGGCAAGGGTCGAGGAGTGTTTGCCACCCAGTGTTTCCAGAAGGGCCAGTATGTAGTGGAGTACCATGGAGACCTGCTGCAGATCACCGATGCCAAAACAAAGGAGGCCGAATACGCTCTCAACCCTACCACCGGCTGCTACATGTACTACTTTCAGTATATCTGCAAAACCTACTG TGTGGACGCCACGAAAGAAACGGGTCGCATGGGTCGTCTGATCAACCACAGTAAGAACGGCAACTGTCAAACCAAACTCCATGATATCAACGGGATACCTCACCTCATCCTGGTGGCATCGCGAGACGTCGATGAGGGCGAAGAGCTGCTCTACGACTACGGCGACCGCAGCAAATCTTCCATCGCATCCCACCCCTGGCTTAAACATTGA
- the snrnp35 gene encoding U11/U12 small nuclear ribonucleoprotein 35 kDa protein, whose protein sequence is MNDWSPVAKVYDPLKAGSIDGTDVEPHDRAVWRAMVARYKPNKAVVGDPLLTLFVARLNPQTTEEKLNEVFSNYGDIRRLRLVRDLVTGFSKGYAFVEYKEERSVVRARRDANKLVVDQSELFVDFEQERTLKGWVPRRLGGGQGGKKESGQLRFGGKDRPFRKPINLPVTMNQEWGGGSRECERGGEREERYRDGSLSRERETDWGSRGRRDDRDRGRERGVEREYHRERRDRSYEREPTRERESTRERESTRERDDRRERDDRRHRDDKYRHRDRR, encoded by the coding sequence atGAACGACTGGAGTCCAGTGGCAAAAGTCTACGACCCTCTCAAGGCGGGCAGCATCGATGGCACAGACGTGGAGCCCCATGACCGGGCCGTCTGGAGAGCCATGGTCGCCCGCTACAAACCCAACAAAGCCGTGGTGGGGGACCCGCTCCTCACTCTATTCGTGGCCCGCTTGAACCCTCAAACAACGGAGGAGAAGCTGAATGAAGTGTTTTCCAATTACGGGGATATCCGCCGGCTGCGCCTGGTGAGGGACCTAGTGACTGGGTTCTCTAAAGGCTATGCCTTCGTTGAATACAAAGAGGAGAGGTCCGTGGTCAGGGCGAGGCGAGACGCCAACAAACTAGTGGTGGACCAAAGTGAGTTGTTTGTGGACTTCGAGCAGGAGAGGACCCTGAAGGGATGGGTACCTCGTCGGCTGGGCGGAGGGCAGGGGGGCAAGAAGGAGTCTGGTCAGCTGCGGTTTGGTGGGAAGGACAGACCCTTCCGCAAACCCATCAACCTTCCTGTCACCATGAACCAGGAATGGGGTGGTGGTagcagagagtgtgagagaggaggagagagggaggagcgcTACAGAGATGGGTCCCTGAGccgtgagagagagactgattgggggagtagggggaggagagatgaccgagacagagggagagagaggggtgtagaaaGGGAGTACCaccgagagaggagggataggagTTATGAGCGGGAGCCGACGAGAGAGCGGGAGTCGACGAGAGAGCGGGAGTCGACGAGAGAGCgggatgacaggagagagagggatgacagaAGACACAGGGATGATAagtacagacacagagacaggagatGA